The following coding sequences are from one Amphiprion ocellaris isolate individual 3 ecotype Okinawa chromosome 19, ASM2253959v1, whole genome shotgun sequence window:
- the LOC111562459 gene encoding apoptosis regulator BAX-like isoform X1, with product MASEGNGMSDERIGTALIKQVIEEELKDVPSEDVPPLTPLAVQLKTEQEEKVVNQLGIMIRIVGDKVKDDKEFQDAIDGMACGPGSKWDRFKKVTDKVFEHGITWENIAVLFYVAGKLALKMVEAHLPQSVRDVLMWTVDFFRNNLLGWIRDHGGWINSFSDLAVASVQHVSSFSSQSYGLIIIFISGLALGSFITWRFTK from the exons ATGGCGTCTGAGGGGAACGGAATGTCCG ACGAGAGAATAGGAACAGCCCTGATCAAACA GGTTATCGAGGAAGAGCTGAAGGATGTCCCCTCAGAGGACGTCCCTCCTCTCACCCCGCTGGCTGTGCAGCTGAAGACCGAGCAGGAGGAGAAGGTAGTGAACCAGCTGGGCATAATGATCCGTATTGTTGGAGACAAAGTCAAGGACGACAAGGAGTTCCAAGA TGCGATAGACGGGATGGCCTGTGGCCCCGGCTCCAAGTGGGACAGATTCAAGAAAGTTACAGACAAAGTGTTTGAACACGGGATCACCTGGGAAAACATTGCTGTGCTCTTCTATGTTGCCGGCAAACTGGCTCTCAAG ATGGTGGAGGCTCATCTCCCCCAGTCAGTGAGGGATGTCCTGATGTGGACAGTGGACTTCTTCAGAAATAATCTGCTCGGCTGGATTCGGGACCATGGAGGATGG ATCAACAGCTTCTCAGATCTGGCGGTGGCTTCAGTTCAGCACGTCTCCTCCTTCAGCTCTCAGAGCTATGGCctgatcatcatcttcatctccGGCTTGGCTTTAGGAAGCTTCATTACCTGGAGGTTTACCAAATAA
- the LOC111562459 gene encoding apoptosis regulator BAX-like isoform X2 has translation MVIEEELKDVPSEDVPPLTPLAVQLKTEQEEKVVNQLGIMIRIVGDKVKDDKEFQDAIDGMACGPGSKWDRFKKVTDKVFEHGITWENIAVLFYVAGKLALKMVEAHLPQSVRDVLMWTVDFFRNNLLGWIRDHGGWINSFSDLAVASVQHVSSFSSQSYGLIIIFISGLALGSFITWRFTK, from the exons AT GGTTATCGAGGAAGAGCTGAAGGATGTCCCCTCAGAGGACGTCCCTCCTCTCACCCCGCTGGCTGTGCAGCTGAAGACCGAGCAGGAGGAGAAGGTAGTGAACCAGCTGGGCATAATGATCCGTATTGTTGGAGACAAAGTCAAGGACGACAAGGAGTTCCAAGA TGCGATAGACGGGATGGCCTGTGGCCCCGGCTCCAAGTGGGACAGATTCAAGAAAGTTACAGACAAAGTGTTTGAACACGGGATCACCTGGGAAAACATTGCTGTGCTCTTCTATGTTGCCGGCAAACTGGCTCTCAAG ATGGTGGAGGCTCATCTCCCCCAGTCAGTGAGGGATGTCCTGATGTGGACAGTGGACTTCTTCAGAAATAATCTGCTCGGCTGGATTCGGGACCATGGAGGATGG ATCAACAGCTTCTCAGATCTGGCGGTGGCTTCAGTTCAGCACGTCTCCTCCTTCAGCTCTCAGAGCTATGGCctgatcatcatcttcatctccGGCTTGGCTTTAGGAAGCTTCATTACCTGGAGGTTTACCAAATAA